Proteins from a single region of Desulfolutivibrio sulfoxidireducens:
- a CDS encoding FecCD family ABC transporter permease, translating to MHFGDGRLPAAYLAHIGRKKLYMILALAALAVLFVASVSLGPVRVPPLEVLAAFFGQAVSPRNQIIVMSIRLPQSLAAAVAGMALSAAGAAMQSILRNPLGSPFTLGISQAAAFGAAFSVIILGSGIMTSTQEGAITIINPYLTTGLAFAFCLLAALVVVAVSRLRGATPEVMVLTGVAMGALFTAGTMFLQYFADDRQLAAMVFWTFGDVARAKWDTLSFMAVVSVPVIAYFYLNRLNLNAIDAGDETAKGLGVRVERLRLFGMLLASLLTATVVAFLGVIGFVGLVCPHLARWMAGDDHRFLLPLSCLLGALLLVASDTAARLVIAPSVLPVSVLTAFLGAPTFIALLLGRRKR from the coding sequence ATGCATTTCGGCGACGGCCGGCTGCCCGCGGCCTATCTGGCCCACATCGGCCGCAAGAAACTGTACATGATCCTGGCCCTGGCGGCCCTGGCCGTGCTGTTCGTGGCCTCGGTGTCCCTTGGCCCGGTTCGGGTGCCGCCCCTGGAGGTCCTGGCCGCCTTTTTCGGCCAGGCCGTAAGCCCCCGCAATCAGATCATCGTCATGTCCATCCGCCTGCCCCAGTCCCTGGCCGCGGCCGTGGCCGGCATGGCCCTGTCGGCGGCCGGGGCGGCCATGCAGTCCATCCTGCGCAACCCCTTGGGCTCCCCCTTCACCCTGGGCATCTCCCAGGCGGCGGCCTTTGGCGCGGCCTTTTCGGTGATCATCCTGGGCAGCGGGATCATGACCAGCACCCAGGAGGGCGCGATCACCATCATAAACCCCTACCTGACCACGGGCCTGGCCTTCGCCTTCTGTCTCCTGGCCGCCCTGGTGGTGGTGGCCGTGTCCCGCCTGCGCGGGGCCACCCCGGAGGTCATGGTCCTGACCGGGGTGGCCATGGGCGCGCTTTTTACCGCCGGGACCATGTTTCTGCAGTATTTCGCCGACGACAGGCAGCTTGCGGCCATGGTGTTTTGGACCTTCGGGGACGTGGCCCGGGCCAAGTGGGACACCCTGTCGTTCATGGCCGTGGTCTCCGTGCCGGTGATCGCCTATTTCTACCTCAATCGCCTCAATCTGAACGCCATCGACGCCGGGGACGAGACCGCCAAGGGCCTGGGGGTCCGGGTGGAGCGGCTGAGGCTTTTCGGCATGCTTCTGGCCTCGCTTCTGACGGCCACGGTGGTGGCCTTTCTGGGGGTCATCGGCTTCGTGGGGCTGGTGTGTCCGCACCTGGCCAGATGGATGGCCGGTGACGACCACCGCTTCCTTCTGCCCCTGTCCTGTCTTCTGGGGGCGCTGTTGCTCGTGGCCTCGGATACGGCGGCCAGGCTGGTCATCGCCCCGAGCGTCTTGCCGGTGTCGGTGCTGACGGCCTTTCTGGGCGCACCCACGTTCATCGCCCTGCTCCTGGGGAGGCGGAAACGATGA
- a CDS encoding ABC transporter ATP-binding protein, with protein MAMLEVKKVSMFFGGLAALSNVSFTVQKGDILALIGPNGAGKTTLFNCVNGFYKPSIGEVLFKGQRISGLKPHQICRQGVARTFQVVKPLSRMDVFDNVLASAFLRNPTRGAAEKVVDEVLDFTGLEEDRHVISKGLPLGKRKRLEIARALATQPEMILLDESFAGLNPTELDVSIEIIKGIKKKGITIMIIEHHMKVIMSISDRIVVLNYGQQIAEGEPLEIGKNPLVVEAYLGEASGA; from the coding sequence ATGGCCATGCTTGAAGTGAAAAAGGTGTCCATGTTCTTTGGTGGCCTGGCCGCGCTGTCCAACGTCAGCTTCACGGTCCAAAAAGGCGACATCCTGGCCCTTATCGGCCCCAACGGCGCGGGCAAGACGACCTTGTTCAACTGCGTCAACGGCTTCTACAAGCCCTCCATCGGCGAGGTGCTCTTCAAGGGCCAGCGCATCTCGGGCTTAAAGCCCCATCAGATCTGCCGCCAGGGCGTGGCCCGGACCTTCCAGGTGGTCAAACCCCTGTCGCGCATGGACGTCTTCGACAACGTCCTGGCCTCGGCGTTTTTGCGCAATCCCACCCGGGGCGCCGCGGAGAAGGTGGTGGACGAGGTCCTGGACTTCACGGGACTTGAGGAAGACCGCCATGTCATCTCCAAGGGCCTGCCGCTTGGCAAGCGCAAACGGCTGGAGATCGCCCGGGCCTTGGCCACCCAGCCGGAAATGATCCTTCTGGACGAATCCTTCGCGGGCCTAAACCCCACGGAGCTCGACGTGTCCATCGAGATCATCAAGGGCATCAAGAAAAAAGGCATCACCATCATGATCATCGAGCACCACATGAAGGTCATCATGTCCATTTCCGACCGCATCGTGGTGCTCAACTACGGCCAGCAGATCGCCGAGGGCGAGCCTTTGGAGATCGGAAAAAATCCGCTGGTCGTCGAAGCCTATCTCGGGGAGGCCTCCGGTGCTTGA
- a CDS encoding CBS and ACT domain-containing protein, giving the protein MLVRDYMTIHVHTVSPDDSISDALCLMRQKKIKHLPVITSDRHVAGILSDRDIKEYIPSKGTSLDIYELNYILARTNVDAIMKAPVLTADLDMTIEDAAMIMHDRDIGCLPVVEDHKLMGIISDTDIFRVLIEITGVRGGGHRIAAVIDDTSGSIKVLADEIRDHGFRLQSIMSSSEKAPPGKRYVVIRTRGEGDFPALTAALEAKPGLGVVHKI; this is encoded by the coding sequence ATGCTGGTTCGCGACTACATGACCATTCACGTCCATACCGTATCCCCCGACGACTCCATATCCGACGCGCTGTGCCTCATGCGTCAGAAAAAAATCAAACACCTGCCGGTGATCACGTCCGATCGTCATGTGGCCGGCATCCTCTCCGATCGGGACATCAAGGAATACATTCCCTCCAAGGGGACCTCCCTGGACATCTACGAGCTCAACTACATCCTGGCCCGGACCAACGTGGACGCCATCATGAAGGCCCCGGTCCTGACCGCCGACCTGGACATGACCATTGAAGACGCGGCCATGATCATGCACGACAGGGACATCGGCTGCCTGCCCGTGGTGGAAGACCACAAGCTCATGGGCATCATCTCGGACACGGACATCTTCCGGGTGCTCATCGAGATCACCGGGGTGCGCGGCGGCGGGCACCGCATCGCGGCCGTCATCGACGACACCTCCGGTTCCATCAAGGTCCTGGCCGACGAAATCCGCGACCACGGCTTCCGGCTGCAATCCATCATGTCCTCCAGCGAAAAGGCCCCTCCGGGAAAACGCTACGTGGTCATCCGCACCCGGGGCGAGGGCGACTTCCCGGCCCTGACCGCGGCCCTGGAGGCCAAGCCCGGTCTGGGCGTGGTGCATAAGATCTAG
- a CDS encoding antibiotic biosynthesis monooxygenase family protein, which yields MIARLWTCRTPLSKADAFEAHLLATGVAEVKKTPGNLGATILRREAGGVAHFVMISYWEDFTAIQAFAGQDLDRAWLHGDDALFDLDPDMFVTHHQVIRRD from the coding sequence ATGATCGCCAGACTGTGGACCTGCCGCACGCCGCTTTCCAAAGCCGACGCCTTCGAGGCGCACCTGCTGGCCACGGGCGTGGCCGAGGTGAAAAAGACGCCCGGGAACCTGGGGGCCACGATCCTGCGCCGGGAGGCCGGCGGGGTGGCCCATTTCGTCATGATCTCCTACTGGGAGGATTTCACGGCCATCCAGGCCTTTGCCGGGCAGGACCTCGACCGGGCCTGGCTGCACGGCGACGACGCCCTTTTCGACCTGGACCCGGATATGTTCGTCACCCACCACCAGGTGATCCGGCGCGACTGA
- a CDS encoding cold-shock protein, with protein sequence MSQEGTVKWFNEKKGFGFIEQNGGDDVFVHFSAISGNGFKTLHEGDRVSFEIVSGDKGVKAANVMVL encoded by the coding sequence ATGTCCCAGGAAGGCACCGTCAAGTGGTTCAACGAGAAGAAGGGGTTCGGCTTTATCGAGCAAAACGGCGGGGATGACGTGTTTGTTCATTTCTCGGCCATATCCGGCAACGGATTCAAAACCCTGCATGAAGGGGATCGGGTCAGCTTCGAGATTGTTTCCGGCGACAAGGGAGTCAAGGCGGCCAACGTCATGGTTCTGTAG
- a CDS encoding iron ABC transporter substrate-binding protein, protein MKSTALRTALALVCLFGLTPGLSRAAETRSVTDAAGNAVEVPAKVERVICSGPGCLRLLTYLQALDVVVAVDDIETKRTAFDARPYALAHPELKKLPLFGEFRGHDNPELIAALQPAPQVIFKTYSTMGLDPKTLREKTGLPVVVLDYGDLGRNRPALYAALRLVGEVVGKKDRAEAVIAFFDATIADLEGRVKDLPKERRKTCYVGGIAKKGPHGLLSTEPNYAPFELAGCVNVAREAGEDLDHAAVAKEKLLVWDPAYLFIDLATAQMGDAAGGLYEIRTDPVFAGLSAKASGQVYGLLPYNWYTTNFGSLLADAYFIGKTVNPERFADVDPAAKADAIYAFLVGQPVFAQMTGAFGGLAFKPLPLR, encoded by the coding sequence ATGAAATCCACCGCCTTGCGCACGGCCCTGGCCCTGGTCTGCCTTTTTGGCCTCACCCCCGGCCTGTCCCGAGCCGCCGAAACGCGGTCGGTCACCGATGCGGCGGGAAACGCCGTCGAGGTCCCGGCCAAGGTGGAACGGGTCATCTGCTCCGGCCCCGGCTGCCTGCGGCTTCTGACCTACCTTCAGGCCCTGGACGTGGTGGTGGCCGTGGACGACATCGAGACCAAACGCACGGCCTTTGACGCCAGGCCCTACGCCCTGGCCCATCCCGAACTGAAGAAGTTGCCCCTTTTCGGGGAGTTTCGGGGCCACGACAACCCCGAACTCATCGCGGCCTTACAGCCCGCGCCCCAGGTCATTTTCAAGACCTATTCCACCATGGGCCTTGACCCCAAGACCCTGCGGGAAAAGACCGGCCTGCCGGTGGTGGTCCTGGACTACGGGGATCTGGGCAGGAACAGGCCGGCCCTGTACGCGGCCCTGCGGCTTGTGGGCGAGGTCGTGGGCAAAAAGGACCGGGCCGAGGCGGTCATCGCCTTCTTCGACGCCACCATTGCCGACCTCGAGGGCCGGGTGAAGGACCTACCCAAGGAGCGGCGCAAGACCTGCTACGTGGGCGGCATCGCCAAGAAGGGTCCCCACGGCCTCTTGTCCACCGAGCCCAATTATGCGCCCTTCGAGCTGGCCGGCTGCGTGAACGTGGCCCGGGAGGCCGGCGAGGACCTGGATCACGCCGCCGTGGCCAAGGAAAAACTTTTGGTGTGGGACCCGGCCTATCTCTTTATCGATCTGGCCACGGCCCAGATGGGCGACGCGGCCGGCGGGCTGTATGAGATTCGCACCGACCCGGTGTTCGCCGGGCTTTCGGCCAAGGCCTCGGGGCAGGTGTACGGCCTTTTGCCCTACAACTGGTACACCACCAACTTCGGCTCGCTTCTGGCCGACGCCTACTTCATCGGCAAGACCGTCAATCCGGAAAGGTTCGCGGACGTGGACCCGGCGGCCAAGGCCGACGCAATCTACGCCTTCCTGGTAGGCCAGCCGGTCTTCGCCCAGATGACCGGGGCCTTCGGCGGGCTGGCCTTCAAACCCCTGCCCCTTAGGTAG
- a CDS encoding FmdE family protein, which produces MGCALTKEQLDRAVAFHGHECPGLTIGLRAAELCLRELGHNEENRLVAVVETDMCGVDAIQVLTGCTYGKGNLIHRDLGKMAFSFYRRKDGACFRAVLRPESHGAAGVEARALMRKVFSGKATRQEEERCDEMRERYREHLLSLDLSGVFSLSEPPPLPRDAAILDSLTCECCGESTMESRTRRFDGKILCIPCFEAVEQKR; this is translated from the coding sequence ATGGGATGCGCGCTGACCAAGGAGCAACTGGACCGGGCCGTGGCCTTCCACGGCCATGAATGCCCGGGGCTGACCATCGGCCTGCGGGCCGCGGAACTGTGCCTGCGCGAACTCGGGCACAACGAGGAAAACCGCCTCGTGGCCGTGGTGGAGACGGACATGTGCGGGGTGGACGCCATCCAGGTCCTGACCGGCTGCACCTACGGCAAGGGCAACCTCATCCACCGCGACCTGGGCAAGATGGCCTTCTCGTTCTACCGGCGCAAGGACGGCGCCTGCTTTCGGGCCGTGCTGCGTCCCGAATCCCACGGGGCGGCGGGCGTCGAGGCCCGGGCGCTCATGAGGAAGGTCTTTTCCGGGAAGGCCACGCGGCAGGAGGAAGAACGTTGCGACGAAATGCGCGAGCGGTACCGCGAGCACCTGTTGTCCCTGGACCTTTCGGGCGTTTTCAGCCTGAGTGAGCCGCCGCCGCTTCCCCGGGACGCGGCGATCCTGGACAGCCTGACCTGCGAGTGCTGCGGCGAATCGACCATGGAGTCGCGCACCCGCCGTTTTGACGGCAAGATATTGTGCATCCCCTGCTTCGAGGCTGTGGAGCAAAAACGGTAG
- a CDS encoding ABC transporter ATP-binding protein: MKLRARQLDVGYRDRPVLMDVDFEVAPGEILAVLGRNGVGKTTLLRTLNAMLPARGGAVLVEDADILGLTSREIARTMGYVPQRSEAGKLTAFDAILLGRVPHLRFSVRPEDLCVVEAAIRRLGLEELALRNLDRMSGGELQKVCIARALVQEPSVLLLDEPTSSLDLKNQMEILSLVREVAMGHGVGVVMTMHDLSTALRFADRFLFLQKGRVLAVCDRAGLSSEVIGEAYGVPVSIEWIRGCPVVIPEN; the protein is encoded by the coding sequence ATGAAACTTCGCGCTAGGCAGCTCGATGTCGGCTACCGGGACCGCCCGGTGCTCATGGACGTGGACTTCGAGGTCGCCCCCGGGGAGATACTGGCCGTGCTCGGACGCAACGGCGTGGGCAAGACCACGCTTCTGCGGACCTTAAACGCCATGCTCCCGGCCCGGGGCGGGGCGGTGCTGGTGGAGGACGCGGACATTCTGGGCCTCACCTCCCGGGAGATCGCCAGGACCATGGGCTATGTGCCCCAGCGCTCCGAGGCCGGCAAGCTCACGGCCTTTGACGCCATCCTGCTCGGCCGCGTGCCGCACCTGCGCTTTTCCGTGCGGCCCGAGGACCTGTGCGTGGTGGAGGCGGCCATCCGCCGCCTGGGGCTGGAGGAGTTGGCCCTGCGCAACCTGGACCGCATGAGCGGCGGCGAGCTTCAGAAGGTGTGCATCGCCCGGGCCCTGGTCCAGGAACCCTCGGTCCTGCTTCTGGACGAACCCACCAGCAGCCTGGACCTCAAGAACCAGATGGAGATCCTGTCGCTGGTGCGCGAGGTGGCCATGGGCCACGGGGTCGGGGTGGTCATGACCATGCACGACCTCTCGACGGCGCTACGGTTCGCGGACCGCTTCCTGTTTTTGCAAAAAGGCCGGGTGCTGGCCGTCTGCGATCGCGCCGGCCTCTCCTCGGAGGTCATCGGCGAGGCGTACGGGGTGCCCGTTTCCATCGAATGGATCAGGGGATGTCCGGTGGTCATCCCGGAAAACTGA
- a CDS encoding chemotaxis protein CheW, whose translation MADSLEKKQYLTFCLGEELFALESSLVLEVLEVPAITRIPRVPEFLVGVINLRGNAATVVDLRRKFGMASTRHTRDTCVIVVEREFEGECLAVGLLADSVREVLEIAPNDVVGPPEMGLSVDAAYVSGVARHGDGFLMLLDASRLLSIEELAARADRG comes from the coding sequence ATGGCCGATTCTTTGGAAAAAAAGCAGTATCTGACGTTTTGCCTCGGCGAGGAGCTCTTCGCCCTGGAGTCGTCCCTGGTGCTCGAGGTGCTGGAGGTCCCGGCCATCACCCGCATCCCCCGGGTTCCGGAATTCCTTGTGGGCGTGATCAATCTGCGCGGCAACGCGGCCACCGTCGTGGACCTGCGCCGCAAGTTCGGGATGGCCTCCACCCGACACACCCGGGACACCTGCGTCATCGTGGTGGAACGCGAATTCGAGGGAGAATGCCTGGCTGTGGGACTTTTAGCCGACTCGGTGCGCGAGGTCCTGGAGATCGCGCCGAACGACGTGGTTGGCCCGCCGGAGATGGGATTGTCCGTGGACGCCGCCTACGTAAGCGGCGTGGCCAGGCACGGAGACGGCTTTCTCATGCTGCTTGACGCCAGCCGCCTGTTGTCGATCGAGGAACTGGCCGCCCGAGCGGACCGGGGCTGA
- a CDS encoding ABC transporter ATP-binding protein — translation MLEIKGIDVFYGDVQVIWDVSFRVGEGEIVAMIGANGAGKSTTMRTISGILSPRRGEIIFDGVAIHKVEPYRLIEMGLAHVPEARRLFVEMSVEENLEMGSLRGEARKKREDNKEFVFSLFPRLKERRRQQSGTLSGGEQQMLAIGRGLMAMPKLIMFDEPSLGLAPILVRDIFNIIKSIRERGKTVFIVEQNVRQTLAVADRAYVLENGRISMEGTGQGLLHDEHVRHAYLGV, via the coding sequence GTGCTTGAGATCAAAGGTATCGACGTGTTTTACGGCGACGTCCAGGTCATCTGGGACGTGTCCTTCCGGGTGGGCGAGGGTGAGATCGTGGCCATGATCGGGGCCAACGGCGCCGGAAAATCCACCACCATGCGCACCATCTCCGGCATCCTGTCCCCGCGCCGGGGAGAGATCATCTTTGACGGCGTGGCCATCCACAAGGTGGAGCCGTATCGGCTCATCGAGATGGGTCTGGCCCACGTTCCCGAGGCCCGGCGGCTTTTCGTGGAAATGAGCGTGGAGGAGAACCTGGAGATGGGGTCGCTTCGCGGCGAGGCCAGAAAGAAGCGCGAGGACAACAAGGAATTCGTCTTCTCGCTGTTTCCGCGCCTGAAGGAACGCCGCCGCCAGCAGTCGGGAACCCTGTCCGGCGGCGAGCAGCAGATGCTGGCCATCGGGCGGGGGCTCATGGCCATGCCCAAGCTCATCATGTTCGACGAGCCGTCCCTGGGTCTGGCCCCCATCCTGGTGCGCGACATCTTCAACATCATCAAGTCCATTCGCGAGCGCGGCAAGACCGTGTTCATCGTGGAGCAGAACGTACGCCAGACCCTGGCCGTGGCCGACCGGGCCTATGTCCTGGAAAACGGCAGGATATCCATGGAAGGCACGGGCCAGGGACTTTTGCACGACGAGCACGTCAGGCACGCCTATCTCGGGGTGTAA
- a CDS encoding B12-binding domain-containing radical SAM protein — MNKILVVNPMTTRTKNVVRDVVYGCWCKGKRIGGATVPPFVLLQIASCLKTAGFEVVFVDAQAEQRAVADYADALAGVDLVILSTSTMSFTDDVEYIREVKRLAPGARAAVFGSQPTFLPEAVLAFPEVDFAIRHEPYFAAVDLARAMAGDLPLEAVPNLSRRAEGGGVVSTPEVFETDLDRLPVPDVDLLPKGVGYFNPIVKRLPYITTTTSWGCPGKCAFCTAPAFDGPKVRFKTADYVVRELAFYQEKGFKEVYFRDDTFFVNTKRELAIFKGMRERGLDLAWIANARVGMISESMLESAKTAGCHLIKFGIESGVQEILDRSRKGYKVERAVATFAAARRIGVDTHAHVMLGMPGETAETMERTIDYVVNTLRPTTATFGICTPYPGAPLFEEVRAVHPEIGDGTSVNLETLHLDGFYNQFYTTLRPEELGRAVRRAYRRFYARPGYILGWVARLRSPNDLRRVSIAATKLFDFCFRGD; from the coding sequence ATGAACAAGATATTGGTGGTCAACCCCATGACCACACGCACGAAAAACGTGGTGCGCGACGTGGTCTACGGCTGCTGGTGCAAGGGCAAGCGCATCGGCGGGGCCACGGTGCCGCCGTTTGTCCTGTTGCAGATCGCCTCCTGCCTCAAAACCGCCGGATTCGAGGTCGTCTTCGTGGACGCCCAGGCCGAGCAGCGGGCCGTGGCCGATTACGCGGACGCGCTTGCCGGGGTCGATCTGGTGATCCTGTCCACCTCGACCATGAGCTTCACCGACGACGTGGAGTACATCCGGGAGGTCAAACGGCTCGCGCCCGGGGCCAGGGCGGCGGTGTTCGGGTCCCAGCCGACCTTTCTGCCCGAGGCCGTGCTGGCCTTCCCGGAGGTGGACTTCGCCATCCGCCACGAGCCGTATTTCGCGGCCGTGGACCTGGCCCGGGCCATGGCCGGGGACCTGCCGCTTGAGGCCGTGCCCAACCTGAGCCGCCGGGCCGAAGGCGGAGGCGTGGTGTCCACCCCCGAGGTCTTCGAGACCGACCTGGACCGGCTGCCCGTCCCGGACGTGGACCTTTTGCCCAAGGGCGTCGGCTACTTCAATCCCATCGTCAAACGCCTGCCCTACATCACCACCACCACGTCCTGGGGCTGCCCCGGAAAGTGCGCGTTTTGCACCGCCCCGGCCTTTGACGGCCCCAAGGTGCGCTTCAAGACCGCCGACTACGTGGTCCGGGAACTGGCCTTCTACCAGGAGAAGGGTTTCAAGGAGGTCTACTTCCGCGACGACACCTTCTTCGTGAACACCAAGCGGGAACTGGCTATCTTCAAGGGCATGAGGGAACGCGGCCTGGACCTGGCCTGGATCGCCAACGCCCGGGTGGGCATGATCAGCGAGTCCATGCTTGAAAGCGCCAAAACCGCCGGCTGCCACCTGATCAAGTTCGGCATCGAATCCGGGGTGCAGGAGATCCTGGATCGCAGCCGCAAGGGCTACAAGGTCGAGCGGGCCGTGGCCACCTTCGCGGCGGCCAGGCGGATCGGGGTGGACACCCACGCCCACGTGATGCTGGGCATGCCCGGGGAGACCGCCGAGACCATGGAACGGACCATCGACTATGTGGTGAACACGTTGCGGCCGACCACGGCCACCTTCGGCATCTGCACCCCGTATCCGGGCGCGCCGCTTTTCGAGGAGGTCCGGGCCGTGCACCCCGAGATCGGGGACGGCACGTCCGTGAACCTGGAGACCTTGCACCTGGACGGGTTCTACAACCAGTTCTACACCACGCTTCGGCCAGAGGAGCTGGGCCGGGCCGTCAGGCGGGCCTATCGCCGGTTCTACGCCAGGCCGGGGTATATCCTGGGCTGGGTGGCCAGGCTGCGCTCGCCTAACGACCTGCGCCGGGTGAGCATCGCGGCCACCAAGCTTTTCGACTTCTGTTTCCGTGGGGACTGA
- a CDS encoding TylF/MycF/NovP-related O-methyltransferase codes for MKTDLGKYLVQLSALAERNDPQFFTSYLHLCHALKISQTKPKSLWEPLKRRAVIQGLLETETVPGDVAELGVFMGGGTFLLAETLINMHSDRVVFAVDSFKGLPAPQEQDCIPSRNNQTHYVEGMFKEASYEYLSLVLKIWGLDNRVKVFKGFFEEVLPKVIASDHQFSLVIIDADQYQGTKFCLNFFYDMVSSGGRIYVDDYKGSFAEGVNRAVDEFLAEKNQDIEQGGGTMWFLRKS; via the coding sequence TTGAAAACGGATTTAGGGAAATATCTGGTGCAGCTCTCCGCATTGGCAGAGCGCAACGATCCACAATTCTTCACGTCGTACTTGCACTTGTGCCACGCCTTGAAGATTTCGCAAACCAAGCCCAAAAGCCTTTGGGAACCTCTTAAACGGCGAGCGGTGATACAAGGCCTTCTGGAAACCGAAACCGTCCCGGGCGATGTGGCCGAGCTTGGTGTGTTCATGGGCGGCGGAACGTTTCTTCTCGCGGAAACGCTGATCAATATGCACTCTGACCGTGTCGTCTTTGCAGTGGATTCCTTCAAAGGGCTACCCGCCCCTCAGGAGCAGGACTGCATTCCGTCAAGAAACAACCAGACCCATTACGTAGAAGGCATGTTCAAAGAGGCCTCCTATGAATATCTTTCCCTTGTGCTCAAAATATGGGGTCTTGATAACCGGGTGAAAGTTTTTAAGGGTTTTTTTGAAGAAGTACTTCCAAAGGTCATAGCTTCTGATCATCAGTTCTCTTTGGTCATTATCGATGCGGATCAGTATCAAGGCACGAAATTTTGCCTCAATTTCTTTTACGACATGGTTTCTTCCGGAGGAAGGATCTATGTCGATGACTACAAGGGGAGCTTCGCCGAGGGCGTCAACAGGGCCGTCGATGAATTCCTTGCCGAGAAAAACCAGGACATTGAGCAAGGCGGCGGCACAATGTGGTTTCTGCGGAAATCCTGA